Genomic window (Musa acuminata AAA Group cultivar baxijiao chromosome BXJ1-9, Cavendish_Baxijiao_AAA, whole genome shotgun sequence):
AGAGTTAACAAGTTAGTCTATCGTTGAGAGGAAAAAATTATCTTTTGAGTATGCTTTGTTAAGATTAGTATAGTCAACACATATTCTTCATTATTCTTTTTGATGAAGACTATATTGGTGAGACAATTTGGATAATGAATTTCTTAGATGAAGCCAACCTGTAAGAGTTTTTCGACTTTCTTCTTTATGACATCCAAGTGGTCGGAAGCAAATCTTCAAGGTTTTTAATAGAAATCTTTGTATTCTAGATTTATGTTAAGTTGATGTTGGGTCATATAGCGCTTATCTGGGCATATCGCTAGTCAACCATATGAATACCTCTGAGTATGGTCACTTGAAGTTAATAAGTTCCCTCTTTCTTTCCCAAGTTGAGGTTGATAGTATTTTTATAGTGTGATATGACCATTTCGAGTTTAGAGAGATTTCTTCTAAGGATTCCCTACCAGAAGGTATAGGATTGACGATGAGAGATCTTAGGGTGATGATCTTAGGATATGACCATTTACAGTGTCAGCTTACTAAACTGATGATGTTCCTTTCTCTAGAAGTGTGATTGATGTTAGGTAGCATCATTTGGATTTCTTAGGGTTACTCTTAATCTccctttttaggttgaagacttaaGTGTCATATAATAAGTTGACACTGCTACCTATATTCAGTTAAGAGTAAGTCTCCCAATAATAGAATTATCGGTTGAAGGAAAATCAACTATTAGAAACTTGAGCTTTACTATCTTTGTGTGATTGTTAGGCTTGAAGGTTATATAGATATTGATGATTCCTATCAAGGTAATTGACTTCTTCATAAAGCTAGTAAAGGTAGAGGAGATTGAGTTGAGGTACTTGCTCGATAGGTCAATTTTTTGAATGACATTATAATGCAATATATTAGTCGAGCTCCATATATCAATTAGGATCCTTTTAACCCATGTGTTTGTGTTCATGAGGGATACCACCAATGCATTATTATACTTCGGATCAAGGTATTCAATCTTTTCTTTCATAAACACAATTGGCTAGTCTCCATTTGGACGGAACATCTTTAATTATAGTTCCCTTACATATATCCTCCGAGTGGAAGAACTACTGCCCCCAACTATTGGTCAACTGTCACATCCACATGTCATGGTGTGAACTCTTAGAGGTCGGGGCCTTTAGTAGTCTATtctctaaaatttttatgaaCATCTTAATATGAGAAGTGTTGTGTGGTGCAAACTCTCACTGAGAAGGGGGTTAATCTCTTTTTGGTTTgtcattttttaatcttttttagaGCTTGGGTAtgtgatattttcttcttttgttgttttcttaGCTTCAGATTTCTTTTCACTAGTGATAATTGACTCGATAATAATATGTCACTGGCTTCTTACAGCAATTCTAGAAAATTCATTAGAAGCTAAGTGATGACTTTATAATAAAACCTCGAggtttaaatgccattgatatatgTATTGACGAGGATAAAATATGTCAGGTTGATGACTTATTGGACTTAAGGCAGTTGTGCAACTTTCTAaagatttcttttcttattaacgTATAGCTAATAGAAGAAGTAGTAGATTTTCTTCGAGAGTCTATAGTTTATTAAATTAAGCTCAAACTCCCTAGCTAATTGTCTTAAGGATGAAATTGCTTTCGAAGGTAACTTAGCAAACCATTTGTAAACAAATCCTCTTAAGGCGGTTGAAAAAGTCTAACTTATAAGAGAGCCTATCATCCCATATAAGGTTATTTGAGAAGTGAATACAACTATATGCTATGACGAATCAATTTTACATCCAACATGAGGAGTATAAAGTTTTACCAAATGGATCCTTGTTTATATCTTTTATGAAAGAAGATTATAAATAGAGATCTATTTTCAACTATTTTTCTGGTTTTATTTCTCTATGAATGTCCACCAATTGTTGGTATAGGTAATCTTTGACTTCAATTATAAGGTCATTCAATTGGTTAATAAATTCATTCACAAATTCTGATACTGTAAATAAGACTCAATTTAGAGATATTGGCAAAGGAGGTGAGTCGGGCAGTACATAGGTCTAAGTCGGGAATGACTCTGCTTCTTAGCTAGGGATAGGTGTAGGTGGCGGATTAGGAGTAGTAATAGAGGGACAAATGTGAGTGAAGTTTATTAAACTAAACGGATAATTTGAGGAAGGTATGGTATGACAGTTTGCACTATCCTTATCAGAACATGTATTTATTGAATTTGAGTATGAAAATTTTTCACAAGAATATAAATAGTTGTTGTAGGATGTGGTTAGATGAAATCGATTATTGAAAAAGtcgataaaattaatttaaaattattgaaaTTGAGATAGTTGCTACAAGAAGTGGGTTTTGTCCAATTGAGACTCTCATCCGACCttgatttaaaattatcaaaattggAGGATTCGGATCGGGAGCGTTCAAAACGATCAAAGTCAGGGGTTGAAAATATGGGAGATTCAAGTCTTCAAGGTTTACCCGAGATGGTCCTACGAGATAAATATCTATAAAACTAAGTTTGGGCAATCTTGATAATGTCTCTCTAACGCTCAAGTTAGTACTCAAGTAAGCAGGTCAAACTAATCGATAGTCAAACTAGTCAAACAAGctgaatattattatattatcttgAGTGTATCAGTATGACTCCCCTTTGTAATAGATGCTTAATAGAGACGTTATATAGTTTGTTGGTTGTGACTAATCGTACCCATCCTTAATGACCATGAGTAGTTATGTTTATTTATTAGGTCGATTGCTAACTTTACATGACAATTGTGAATCCAAAACTCCTGAAATTATACATATCAACCTTTATTATaacaatatttattattataattattttatacctAATCTAATATGACACCACACGAACGAAGTGGTGCCATTTCTTCTCcaaactttttcctttttttaaaacatattttaTATGATTTCTTTAAAATACATACATTTACATGGATATAAAATATATGTCAACATCTAAAAGAATAAAATCAACAAAGTCTGGGATGTAAATTATATGGGCCAAAGCTAAACAATAGCCCAAAGCCTACAGTCCAAAGCGCATCTAACCACCGACGTCGTTCGCTTCTTTATACGTGACGCGTTAGAGTCATTCGCCCTCGACTCAACCCGAATTCGTCGATGAGTCGCACCCACGCAAGGCTTGCCTCCGCCGTCGAGCGCCCGCCCCGCTCTAGGGTTTCCCCCTCCCCCCTCTCCGACAACGACCGCCGCCGCTCCCGATCCCGGACCCCTCCGCCTCGCTCCCGTAGCCCCGACTACCGCCGCGGCGGTCACCGTTGGTCACCCTACCGCGATGGCCCGATCCGGAACGGGAAGCCACCGGGCCGcggggacgacgacgacgacgacgatgaggagCTCAAGGGCCTGAGCTACTTCGAGTACCGGCGCCTCAAGCGCCAGAAGCTGCGGAAGAAGCTCAAGAATTGCATCTGGAGGGTGACCCCTAGCCCTCCGAGGAGCGAGAGGGAGCAATTGGAACCGCTCGATGAGTCTGATGGCGCCATAGTCGCGTctcctgaggaggaggaggaggaagctgagGGCAAAGGGCGAAGGGATCGGAGTAGGAACTCCGAGGCCGACGGTTCGGATAGGAGCCCTTCCGATTCAGCTCCAGATGATTCCGAATCCGAATCGAGGAGCCCTCCTTCGTCGAGGAGGCGAAGAAGGGAGAGGAGGAGCAAAAGAGGGAGAAGCAGCCGGAAGAAGAGGTACTCTGATTCAGATGACGGAAAAGGCTCTTCCTACGATGACGATTCGAGCGAGGAGGCACCAGAGCGCTCGAGCGACCAGAGCGAAGATGAGGAGGACAgaaagcggaggaggaggaagtcaGGAACGCGGCGGACGAAGTCGAAGAAGAGCGAGAGGAGTAACAGGAGGAAGAGAACGAAGAGCAGGGCAACAAGCTCGGATGATAGCGAGGAGGAGTACGATTCTAGCCCTATACCCAGGGGAAAGGCCTTACGAAAGAGCAAGAAACGGTCTAAGAAGTCTGACACACCCTCGGATTCGGAAGCTGATGACGGGCCTGCTGATGCCAAGAAGCCCGAGGTTGATCCTGAGGCTCTCAAGTTTAAGGAGATGATCGAATCACAGAAGAAGCTTGCTTTAGACAATGAGCCTTTTGTTGGGCCGGCACCTCTCCCACGTGCTGAGGGACATATCAGCTATGGTGGTGCGCTGAGGCCTGGTGAAGGTGATGCTATTGCCCAATATGTGCAACAAGGGAAGCGTATTCCAAGGAGAGGAGAGGTCGGGCTGTCCGCAGAGGAGATACAGAAGTTTGAGGACTTGGGATATGTTATGAGTGGCAGCAGGCATCAGAGGATGAATGCCATCCGTATCAGAAAAGAAAACCAGGTTTACAGTGCTGAAGACAAGAGGGCACTCGCTATGTTCAACTATGAAGAGAAGGCAAAGAGAGAGCACAAAGTGATGGCTGATCTGCAGAGGTTGGTCCACCGCCATATCGGTCAGGATGTGGGCCCAACTCACGACCCATTTGCACCAAAGACTTCTGATGCAGCTGATGATTGAATCCAGTATAAATGTGTTTTCCTACAATGATCTCCATAGGTATGCGGCATTTTGTTTTCAACCTCTTTTTGGTTTGTTTACTTGTGTCATTtgcacatgttttttttttcttctgtagaAAAACCTTGATTTGACTAATAGGGTGTGTTTCTTTCTCCTGTTTGTCTGCAATTGACAATTATTTGCATCTACTTGAATTCTGATAATAATATTTTGTCTACGTATTAAAGTTTTGACTAGGAAGTCGAATAGTAAACTCATAACCAACAAACATTAACTTATTTCAAGATCCAGTGAGCTGACCTTATTTCTTGCTTCATGCTGTTCCTTGAGTTGCTTTCCATGCAAACCACTTGCTAAATGCCAACAGTATCTTTGGCttactattttttttataatactgGTTCAACTTCTTTATTACTTTTGTGTGTGAATATTGACCCCAAGTGATTGAGGTATTGCAAAGTTTACATGTGATTGAAAAGCCAATTTTCATGAACGTGTGTTTCCTGGCTAGTTCTTGGGAGGCATCTGGGAATTAAAAACTCTTAATTCCTATACTACAAATCTAAGACATTCTTTAAAGGTAGCTTCATTAGTTCCTCAAGGAGGAACTCGCCATGCTAGTTGTCTTTGCTGATTTAAATGATGCAAAAAATTAGAGGTGGTTATTGGTGCTTTTGAAGCCAAATATTGGTCTTTCTTACATGTCTTGATTTTCAAATTTTGGCTTTGACCTTGTCTGTCATGACTGATGGATATGCTGCTAGCCCTTTGTTGGTCCTACAATGAATTAttgtttttattatgataaattattttcttttctatGGAAAACATGGATGCTGATTGTATGTTGCAGCCTAAGTCTGTTTCTTTTCTGCCTATCTTCTGGGTATGTTTAGTGTGGTAGATTATGGTTGTATCAGGCATCTGATACTTATGATACACCTTGTTGTCAAGCTTAAGTCCTTGTTCCTTTTCCATCTATCTGGTGGGGTTTGTTTAGTGTGGTGCATCAATGTTGTGTCAGATATGGGATACTTTAAATACACCTCATGGTCAGGCAATTATTTACCGCACACCTTTAATAGGGCCAAACTTGATTCTTATTACACCCATGTTCTTATTATGCAACAAGAGTCTTTTACATGACTTGTGGGTAATCGCATTGCAGTTGAAGTGCAAAttgttgctctgatatttcttgttTCGTGTTCCATGTTTGAGATTGATTTTTTGTTTCGAGTTCCATGTTTGAGACTACAGAAAAGTGAGCATTTCATGCTTTTCAAATTCATTTATGGTGTAGCCCTTGAAGGTGTTTCTTGGCTTTGGTTTCATTGTGACATAGTTGGGTTGATAGTGTAGTGTAAAAAGGATCAAATTCTTGTGTTTTACTTTTCAGAAGTAGGGATTTATTTATTTCCTacgttttttattttattgagaAACCCTTTAGTTTTCATTTAAAAGATCTACTAAACTTCATGTGGAATGAGAGATTCAGTGAACTGCAGTCTCTTCTTTCATATATAACCAATGTGAAGATCAGGTCTTGCACTAAGAAAATTATAACCTGGGTAAATAGACTATAGAAGTATCTTAAATGTTGAAGGATCAAATAATGACTTACCTTCCTCCTTCCAGCTTTCATTACTCCTTTCTGAGCCAATGCACTGTGCTTTTAACTGAATGTCTGGTGACTTGCTGCCCGTAGGTGCAAGTCTGATGGAGCGGACCAAAATGCTGAGTCACTTTAGGAAGTTTTGTCTAGAGTATGAGCTAGGTTTAGGGCGCAGAAAAATGGTAAAGCACAAGACTAAGGTGTCTGGTTCCATGATTTGGTATGAGAAGTAAATGTTACACTATCCAAATAGAAAAGCACTACTTGATACTCTCGTGGCATTGCCAGCCATGTGATCAACTTTTTCGCAACATTTCACTGAACTTTTATCTTCTCTAGTCTAACAAAGTCCACAATCCAAGTTCACAGTTTCAACCATAAGAGAAGTCTAAAGAGGTAGAAAAGTTTTGAGAAGATGTTTTACAGTTGAGAGGAGAAAGAGGCAGAGAGCTCTTGGGGAAGAGAGTTTGTATGACTAATTCCATGCATAGATGTATTATATTTTGAATAAGCTATTCAAAGAAGCTTATAACCATCATACCATGTTTTAGAACATATTATCACACATTTTTTGTTTCCAAGGTGATCCATGCTCAAGGCTAAACCTGGTCAAGATCATGTATAAGATAATTGAGGAATGAGTGATCATTAAAGGTACATGACTTTGAAGtaagcagacatcataggcattaaGAATAATGATTTTGGTACTCGTAATGTTTTCTTAAAAGTTTATGATCACAGTTGCATTTACTAGGTTTCAAGCAGAAGTTATCCATGACTTTACACATACATGTATGCAGATCCATATGGTGTCAACTTTGTATATTCTTTCACCCATGCAGATGTCAGCTTTATTATTTATGATTGTGCATTGGGGAAGTCCCTATCTGCAGCTGTTGTTACATTTTCTGTCTGCATTCTCTAGGATGGAAGATAAACCATGACTGATGAATTTCATgtgaagtatttttcttaatctcCTAAATGTTATGAGGATGGCACCAATTATTAATGACAGTAACTGCACAGTAAGGTTGCATTTGATTAGATCTGTTATTGTCAACGAGTAATAATTAGAGTTTTCATTAAGTACCAGAAAGTGACAGTATAGGCACTTGATGATATCTGCGTACGATCATGGATCTTATGCCTGAGCAAATTTCTCATCTCTGCTTGCCTAGATTCGTTTACATAAGACAGGAGAACTTAGTGGCTGAGCAAGTAAACGGTTTAGCAAAAGAACATGAACCTTTTATTACTAGTGGACCGTCTAACTGATTGTTTTAGTCACGATTGTTTTCTGCATTGTTTTATATATAATTACTAGATGAATTCCACATAGCAAACATTGTGTTGGATATTTATGTATATCTGAAAATTCTATGAAGGTCCAAACTTCACCCTCAGTGCAAGGTGGAGTGGACAAAGATCCCATATATTTGTAGTATTTCCTTATTTCCTTTCTGATATGCCTTTTTGGAAGTTTCTTTTCATCTATTTTAATTTCTAGTTTTGTTGCTTAACTACagaaataaattttattaaatctcTTTACATCTAGGATGAGAATCTTGATAAAACTTCATCTTAAATGAAATTTGATGCTTCCGGATTCTTTCACCCTAAGATTGGCTCTTcatttttattgttattattattctgATTATATCTATTTTTCTTTGTGTTTATGTTCTAACAGAGAGAAGATAGAAGGCATTAAATTATAAAACTTGTTCATCGTCACCACTCTGAATCTCTCAATCAGTTTACAAAGTCATATATAGAAAGATCACGCATTTGTACTGAAGAATTAAGTTGAACTTTCTTGTATACTTAGCATCACCATACAAGCTtggtttttattttcttaaagatTGCATGTATGCATGCATCTGATAACACCAACTAGGGGATACTTTGAGACAAAAGGATTGAATTTGCTAGGGTCATTGCTATCAAGGATGAATTCATTGTAATAGCAACAGCCAAAGAAGGGATGGCTGGCCTTGGCAGCTGCTTGCAAATCTCTTCAGAAACATTTTGTTTTGGTTACGCCTCTTTTGAGGAATGCAAAACAGAGCGGTTAGAGATCCATACATCAATTTTGTATGAAAAGGTTGATGGCAAGTATAGTTATCCTCTTTTTGCATTCCCATCTTAAGGACTAGGGGTGTGCCAGGCTAATTAAGTTATAGATATTGCCTTTTCTttgtggaaaaaaaaaacatggcaAATTGATCTTGGGAAGGATCAAGGCAAAAGGTTCTTGTCGGTCTATTTTGGGTGCTATACTCGGTTCAAAATACGAGAGGTCAAAGTGACCATCACATTTTTGCTTGTGCTTCATGCATCCTACTTTAGTTGCTTTGTCGTACCGACATCTCATGGCAGATACGATGAATTTAGTTTGACTTGACCCACATTTCAAGCAGGACATGTCAAAACTTAACTTGGTCGTGGATCTTAGAGAAAAGTTTATCGGAATGGATTGTTCCGAGGTGTCTACAAAACTAGCTGTTATAAGTGCAATAATCAAGTTAAGATCAATCCAATGCacgaaaaaataaatattttgtacAATCAAGAGATTATTTTGGACCTCCTAATTCTTTGGTACTAACTGAGTATGATTATGAAAAGATTTACCATCTTAGATTTAATTGAATGTAGCATTGAATATTTACCATATGAATCTCTGTCTTACTTAGTAAATGTGACTTGGCGGCGCGTGTTTAAAACGGGTTTGGTTGTGTACCGCATTGTAGTAGCCCTCAACATCGAGCGATGGGTCAACGGTTGACCGCTGGTTGTTAGCGACCACTTAGCTGGATCGAATCATCCCGCCAAAAATTCCAGGGGTGATTCGTCGTTCCGTGAAGGTAGACGTTTTCTTGAAACAATAGACGAGGTCGTCACAATGATCACATTGATTACAAGGCTGGAGGCGAATTATGACGAATAATTTCCGCACAAAACAAGAAAGATAAATTAATCTCTCTTGTTGGTTAGCTGAACGAGTCCCTGAGAGAACCTGAGATCGTCTTCTGATCTCCATTCTTTTTCTAGATATGATGATCCATATAATATACCCATGTAAATATTATCTCTCTTTTGTCCTTTACATCTCCCGTGGCCCTAACTACCCTATCCTACGACGCACAAATCAGAACATAAATACtgaaaacttatatatatatatatttatatttggagGGGTTTTACGTCTCCATTGTTGCATGTTTGAAAAATAACTTTTTTGTGGTCCTATGAATTTTAATATAGCCTACCATCAACATTCggccaaaaaaaaattcaagtcaaACACTACCAACCATCATATTAATTATTTGtgttttgaattttaaaatattaaaattatacataCAAATATTCCTGGTAATttttaatgattttgattatttttataaattattaattaactataaaaatatatcaattttttttttacataaaggATATGTGACGAAGATGAATTGTAAACATATAGATATAaaagttattatatatatatatatatatattcagtcaTACTTTTTGAATATTTGGCACGATTCAAGGCGCGGGTCAACCCTGACTTCTCTCGTCCGCCGGTTCAGACCCTGTCATCCACCAGACCAAGCAAACATTAACTTATGTTATTCCGTGCCCGGACAAGGCTCACCTCTCCACTGTCCACGCCTCTGAACACTAGGCGAGTATAGCGTCGGGTAAGTGCCAATGGTCACTAAAGGTATTTTGTGATAAGAAAACGCACGCCAGAGTTCTACCTACGTTACGTGCACCACCACCGCTCTCTTGCAGAATCCACTGGAGCCCAAAAGTGGGGCCTGTTTGCCGACTAACCATCCAGAAAAGTGCAAGTGACGGGGTCCGCCGTTGACGAGGACAATTAGTGTTTTGTGAATAGGGAAAACGCACGCCTGAGAGCTTACGCGCGCACATGCGACCTCAGCGGCTGGGCTGACCCACCGATTCCAGAAGCCTAAGAATCTATCCGGTGATCTCCACCGCGAATTGTAACCAACTCAGATCGTACGGTCCTTATTTGCCCAACGTTGCCCTACGGTGAATTTGCCCACCCGATCTCAAATCGGCGTTTCATTTCCGAGAAGAAGGCGGCGACCCATTGGTTGGTCTAATTCCAGGGTTGCCTAAATGCCACCCACTGTTCTCATAACCAGAGTAAACATAATTCTTAATACGTGTAGTTTGAATTGACCATTGAGGGTATTTTCGTACTTGACGAGGCTATAAAGGTCGAAGCGAAGTGGCCTAGTAAACGGGAACCGCCTGCCGTTGCGCTCCGCTGCAGGATCACGCAAGCGAAGGACCTTCTCTGCTTGTCGTCTCCGATCCGTTCCTTCTCCTTCTCGATCGAAACCTCGATCTTCGATGGATCTCTCAGATAGATCTCGCCAGTCCCTCATCCCCAGCTTCCTTTACTCCACCGCGGCCTCACGAACCATCGGCCTGGAGCGGAATATCTTGGGGAGGAGCCCCGTCTCCAAGGCGGCTCCTGCCGCGACGGCGAATGATGGCGCTTTGATGGGATCTGTGGTTGCCCAAGCGCCGAACGAGCCAGGGAAGATAAAGCTGTACTCCCCTATGTTCTACGCCGCCTGCACCGCCGGTGGGATCGCCAGTTGCGGCCTCACCCACACGGCCGTCACCCCGCTAGATCTCGTCAAGTGTAACATGCAGGTGATTCCCTTAATCCTTGATTAGATTTTCCTCTTGGATCTTGGATGCGGCGGCCGGAGATCCGCTTTTTTCTAACATTTGGCGATCGGCAGCGTTGAGGATCTGATTTTTCCTGAGATTTCTTTTTGGGGTTTCTTTCGTTGATTATTCCGCTACAACATCTCGCGATCTTCCCAGATCGTATCTGTGTTTGGAGGGTTATATGAATTTAACTGCTTTCGATGCATCTTTAAGAGTATCTAATGTCACGTTTGCATTTTGGCTTCTATGTGGATTTTATTTCTCAAAGAAAGTTATTTGATCATGAATATTACATGAAAATTATCAGATTGACCCATCGAAGTACAAGAGCATCTCCTCAGGATTTGGTGTCCTCCTTAAAGAACAAGGCGTCAGGGGATTCTTCAGAGGCTGGGTGCCAACCCTGCTCGGATACAGCGCCCAGGGGGCGTGCAAGTTTGGATTCTACGAGTTCTTCAAGAAGTACTACTCTGATATCGCTGGACCTGAGTACGCTGCCAAGTACAAGACTCTGATCTACCTCGCTGGCTCTGCTTCTGCTGAAGTGATTGCTGATGTCGCTCTCTGCCCCTTCGAGGCAGTTAAGGTGCGGGTCCAGACACAGCCAGGGTTTGCTAGGGGTTTGAGTGATGGGTTGCCCAAGTTTGTAAGGTCTGAGGGCGCTTTGGGGTATGATCTTTTCTATTCTTGTTGCTTTGCTTATCACTTACTTGATCCTTTTCTTTGTATGGACTATTCTTATTATTGTGATGCCCTTTATGCAGATTGTATAAAGGATTGGTCCCACTTTGGGGGCGTCAGATTCCTTGTAAGTAAATTTTCCTTGCATCATTtcactattattattttttcgattgtcttttattttttgaCTGTCTCTTCATGCTAACTAGTATCAACCATAATAGCTGGAAAGGGGAAAAAATGATTCTTGCTTGCTTCTTGTTGTTGTATATGTTCAGTATGATTTCAAGAAATGTAAATTGTTTGTTAACGACCATCCTTAGTGCAGTTCAAAGTTGCGAGCCTAAGATTTAGTGATTTTTTAATTGATTGATTGTTACTATACTGTAAGTAAATAAGTATATTAATGAGTTAGGTGATGCTTGGATATAAAATAGACCGTCCAAAGATTTTGCATTTTGTAATTTTAGCCTGGGTTGTTTTTTTCTGTTAGAAAATCTTGGTAGTATCATGTTTATATTGATCTAATTTGATCCTAGTCACTTTCAGTGTAAGTAAACTTCCTTGTTAGCCTttgttattgatatttttatcaacTTATTAAGATGTTTATTTACTGTTTTATCAGAAGTTGGACATGGTCTGGCTATACTGTTTTTTCCACACACAAATTTTTATATTCTTTTCATTTTAGGGTTTGTTTCTGCAATATTAGTGATGGCGTAGATCATGAAAGCTGACAGAAACCAAGATCATTTGTATTATAAAACTTGCTGTCCCATAATATTTTTTAGAGCGTTTAACTACTAGTCTAACTTTCTTAATTAGAAATATGCAACCCTGCATAAGTTGCAGTatgtttgattattattttttctttagagATGTACAGAAAATGTCTTGTCATGATTAGCAGTCGATGTCGTAGTAGTCCATCAGCTccctgtataaatatatatatatatatgcatagtttattttgattattattttatgaatgaTGCGAACTTGTCTTTGCCTCATataaggttttctttttttttttctgttacttTTGTGGTTCCCCTCCTTTCCTAGTTCTGCACATTGTTCTTCTTGAAATCTGACTATGATTATCAAGATTTTATGTGTGCATAGATAAATCTTCCTCTCTGCTTGAGTCTTCTCCAACTTTATGAAAGATGGAGTTGCACTCCAATGAAGTGGTATACAGAGTATGAACTATCTAGAGTTTTGGTCCTTCTATTGTACTATTTCTAGAAGTCTACAGATGTTGTTAGTTTTCCTATGTTTTGACTAGTGCACTCCAATGAAGTGATTTACGGAGAATGAACTATCTAGAGTTTCAGACCTATTGTTAGTTATTTATCTTGATggtatattttgatatattttgcttatgaaaaaaggTTAACAAACAATAGGTCTTAGTATTCCTACGTGTTCCATTGGGATAGGAGTATTCCTTTGCTATTTCATTTTCCGTGAAAAGGTGTGTATTGTATTCATGCTTAATGCTTCCCGATTCTACCAAAAATCTTAGAATATTGTTACGAGCCAATTCATTGGATTGGTTTATCAATACCCTTAAGTTAAGTTAG
Coding sequences:
- the LOC135593147 gene encoding uncharacterized protein LOC135593147, with protein sequence MSRTHARLASAVERPPRSRVSPSPLSDNDRRRSRSRTPPPRSRSPDYRRGGHRWSPYRDGPIRNGKPPGRGDDDDDDDEELKGLSYFEYRRLKRQKLRKKLKNCIWRVTPSPPRSEREQLEPLDESDGAIVASPEEEEEEAEGKGRRDRSRNSEADGSDRSPSDSAPDDSESESRSPPSSRRRRRERRSKRGRSSRKKRYSDSDDGKGSSYDDDSSEEAPERSSDQSEDEEDRKRRRRKSGTRRTKSKKSERSNRRKRTKSRATSSDDSEEEYDSSPIPRGKALRKSKKRSKKSDTPSDSEADDGPADAKKPEVDPEALKFKEMIESQKKLALDNEPFVGPAPLPRAEGHISYGGALRPGEGDAIAQYVQQGKRIPRRGEVGLSAEEIQKFEDLGYVMSGSRHQRMNAIRIRKENQVYSAEDKRALAMFNYEEKAKREHKVMADLQRLVHRHIGQDVGPTHDPFAPKTSDAADD
- the LOC103997997 gene encoding mitochondrial phosphate carrier protein 3, mitochondrial: MDLSDRSRQSLIPSFLYSTAASRTIGLERNILGRSPVSKAAPAATANDGALMGSVVAQAPNEPGKIKLYSPMFYAACTAGGIASCGLTHTAVTPLDLVKCNMQIDPSKYKSISSGFGVLLKEQGVRGFFRGWVPTLLGYSAQGACKFGFYEFFKKYYSDIAGPEYAAKYKTLIYLAGSASAEVIADVALCPFEAVKVRVQTQPGFARGLSDGLPKFVRSEGALGLYKGLVPLWGRQIPYTMMKFASFETIVEMIYKYSIPRPKDQCSKELQLGVSFAGGYIAGVFCAIVSHPADNLVSFLNNAKGATVGDAVKKLGLWGLFTRGLPLRIVMIGTLTGAQWGIYDAFKVMVGLPTTGGVTPAVPATGLDKLKAA